CCATCGAGAAGTCGTGTCGTGTTGGGCGGTTCAGAAGAGGCTGACTTCGTCATTCCTGGTTGCTCCTTTTTCCTCCATCCGCGGGGAGGGCTCCTTTTCGGCCACTGGTTCGAAATCTTTTACTACCGGTTTGCCGGCATTGTTGCGAGTGATGATCTCGATTCTTTGTTCGGCGCTGGTGAGGCGTTCCTGACAGATTCTTACCAGTTTCATTCCTTCCTCGTAGCGCACAATTAACTCTTCCAGCATCATTTTGCCGGATTCCATTTGCTCGACAATCTCCTCGAGGCGATCCATGGCGCCTTCGAAGTGAAGAGGAGATTCAGGCTTTTTAGCTGGGGCCGGCATATCGGAAACGCAAATTAAGCATAGGCGGGGTGGATAAAAAGCGCGACTTCTCGCGATCCCGGTGTTTCAATACTCGCGATTTGCTGGCGCGGTCCCACAAAAATCGCCAAAGCCGCAGCAATGAAATGGTGTAATTCCTGCTCATTTTTCCCGATAGAAACCCTCGCCTCCTCAGCCCGGCTGAGTTCTCTCCTGCGGCAGCGGCTCCACTAATATGAGACGTTTTTCTAACCTTACGGGATGGACGGCGGGCGTAGCCGTTCTTGTTGGTTTGTTTGCTTCTTCGGCCTGGGGCATTTCCAGCGCTGTCAATATCTCCACGCGAATGGTGGTGGAGACCGGTGACAACGTCCTCATCGGCGGTTTCATCGTTTACGGAACGGGGCAGAAACAAGTCGTCGTTCGCGCTATCGGACCGTCCCTGCCGGTTACGGGCGCTCTTTCGGATCCGATTCTCGAATTGCATGACGCCACCGGCGCGATCGTGGCCAGCAATGATAACTGGCGTTCCTCCCAACAGACCGCGCTGATCGCGGCTGGCCTGGCGCCAGCGAACGACCTCGATTCCGCTTTGATCACTTCGCTTCCGACCGGCAGTTACACCGCCGTCGTCCGCGGCGTGAACAATGCGACCGGTCAGGCTCTGGTCGAAGTCTATGATCTCGATACGGGAACTCCGACCGCGCGGCTTGGAAACATTTCGACGCGTGGACACGTCCTGACCGATGACAACGTCATGATCGGCGGGTTCATTATCCGGGGTGATCTGCCCAAGCGAACGATCGTCCGGGTAAAAGGTCCGACGTTAAGTCTGGGTGGAGTGGCCCTCGCCGGCCGCATGATGGACCCGATGGTGGAGCTGCATGATGGGAATGGCGCGCTCATCTCGCAGAATGACAATTGGCGCAGCTCGCAGGAACAGGAGATAACGGCCAGCGCACTTGCGCCGACCGACGATCACGAACCAGCTATCGTGGCCACGCTTCTGCCGGGGAATTATACCGCAGTCGTCCGCGGCACCGGCAACACGACGGGCATCGCGCTGGTGGAAATGTTCGATCTCGATCAGCCACCGCAAGCTGACGGTTCGACGCTTTACGTTTCCATTCTGCGCCCTCAGGGAACGAACAACACCCAGGGCTCGGGCACCTCGACGCTCCGGCTCGCCGCGGATGGGCTTTCGGCGATTATCAGTTTCTCCTACACGAATCTCACCGGTCCCGTGATCGGGGCGCACATTCATGGACCCGATGGGACGATCTTGTTCGACATCGACGACGCCACGCCGCAACCGGACGGGTCGTTGATCTGGGTCTTCCGCCCGGTTGGGATATTCACCGTAGAGGACATCGTTAATTTCATTCGGTCCGGCCAGAGCTATCTTAACATTCACACCGCCCTTTACCCGACGGGCGAGATCAAGGGCTTCTATAATCTTTCGACCGGCGCGCAGGTAGCGCCGGTGCCAACGCCGCCGCCACCGCTCGCGTCGGGGACTCCTACGCTCACCGACGCCGGACGATTCCTTTCCCAGGCGACTTTCGGCGCGACCGACGCACTCATCGCCCAGGTCCAAAGCCAGGGGTTCGATGCGTTTTTGAACCAGCAATTCGCCGCGCAGATTTCCTCGCACCTGGCATTTGCGGATGCCACCGGCGTTAATCCGCCCACCATCACGCAGACCAATGACGCGTGGTGGACGCACGCCGTCGCCGGACCCGATCAATTGCGCCAGCGGGTCGCGTTCGCCCTGAGCGAGATCATGGTCGTCTCTTTGGCGACCGGCAACCTCGGCGAACAGCCCGGAGCTTTGCCTGCTTACTACGACGTGCTGGTGAAGGGCGCATTCGGGAATTTCCGCCAGTTGCTCGAGGACGTCACCCTTAATCCGGC
This Chthoniobacterales bacterium DNA region includes the following protein-coding sequences:
- a CDS encoding DUF1800 family protein; translation: MRRFSNLTGWTAGVAVLVGLFASSAWGISSAVNISTRMVVETGDNVLIGGFIVYGTGQKQVVVRAIGPSLPVTGALSDPILELHDATGAIVASNDNWRSSQQTALIAAGLAPANDLDSALITSLPTGSYTAVVRGVNNATGQALVEVYDLDTGTPTARLGNISTRGHVLTDDNVMIGGFIIRGDLPKRTIVRVKGPTLSLGGVALAGRMMDPMVELHDGNGALISQNDNWRSSQEQEITASALAPTDDHEPAIVATLLPGNYTAVVRGTGNTTGIALVEMFDLDQPPQADGSTLYVSILRPQGTNNTQGSGTSTLRLAADGLSAIISFSYTNLTGPVIGAHIHGPDGTILFDIDDATPQPDGSLIWVFRPVGIFTVEDIVNFIRSGQSYLNIHTALYPTGEIKGFYNLSTGAQVAPVPTPPPPLASGTPTLTDAGRFLSQATFGATDALIAQVQSQGFDAFLNQQFAAQISSHLAFADATGVNPPTITQTNDAWWTHAVAGPDQLRQRVAFALSEIMVVSLATGNLGEQPGALPAYYDVLVKGAFGNFRQLLEDVTLNPAMGRYLDMLKNQKASTDGTRLPNENYARELMQLFSIGLYRINLDGSLTLDPAGFPIATYNQDTILGTAAVCTGWTYFQTTTPYVFNPPPNWRSPMVNVASRHSTDAKQILDGVVLPANQTADQDLKSMLDTIFNHPNVGPFICRQLIQRLVTSNPSPGYLYRVASVFNNNGQGVRGDLQAVVKAILMDYDARGNAGTTQGAGHAREPVVRLTNLLRAFSATSPDGKFSIRNILTNLGQEAMHSPTVFNFFSPDYSAPGAIAQAGLKSPEFEITNETSVVTVANYYRGAIYSGLGPTTARVTLNLSNEITLAANPTQLVDHLNALLMYGNMSSQMRTILINAVTQIPSNNPTERARTAIYLVINSPEYTVDK
- the xseB gene encoding exodeoxyribonuclease VII small subunit, whose translation is MPAPAKKPESPLHFEGAMDRLEEIVEQMESGKMMLEELIVRYEEGMKLVRICQERLTSAEQRIEIITRNNAGKPVVKDFEPVAEKEPSPRMEEKGATRNDEVSLF